From one Triticum aestivum cultivar Chinese Spring chromosome 4B, IWGSC CS RefSeq v2.1, whole genome shotgun sequence genomic stretch:
- the LOC123090650 gene encoding phosphomethylpyrimidine synthase, chloroplastic, whose product MAALQPSFSSLMAMNNSCNTMKFPKTALLPGFGGISRPQDVQDRNASLTCSRPKAVSLTDQSVAEPTKPRQSKHTVDPAAPEFLPLPAFEDCFPRSTKECSEVVHEESGHALKVPFRRVHLTGDSGHFDTYDTSGPQNISPRLGLPKIRKEWIDRREKLGSPRYTQMYYAKQGIITEEMLYCAKRENLAPEFVRSEVARGRAIIPSNKRHLELEPMIVGRNFLVKVNANIGNSAVVSSIEEEVHKLQWATMWGADTVMDLSTGRHIHETREWIIRNSSVPIGTVPIYQALEKVNGIAEDLSWEVFRDTLIEQAEQGVDYFTIHAGVLLRYIPLTAKRMTGIVSRGGSIHAKWCLTYHKENFAYEHWDDILDICNQYDVALSIGDGLRPGSIYDANDSAQFAELLTQGELTRRAWEKDVQVMNEGPGHIPMHKIPENMEKQLEWCNEAPFYTLGPLTTDIAPGYDHITSAIGAANIGALGTALLCYVTPKEHLGLPNRDDVKTGVISYKIAAHAADLAKRHPYAQAWDDALSKARFEFRWLDQFALSLDPVTAMSFHDETLPSDGAKVAHFCSMCGPKFCSMKITEDIRKYADEHGYGTVEEAVRQGMSEMSAEFLAARKTISGEQHGEAGGEIYVPESYVVQK is encoded by the exons ATGGCTGCACTGCAACCATCGTTCTCGTCGCTAATGGCTATGAACAATAGCTGCAACACCATGAAGTTCCCCAAAACTGCACTTTTGCCTGGTTTCGGTGGCATTTCGCGCCCTCAAGATGTGCAGGACAGGAATGCTAGCCTCACCTGTTCAAGGCCTAAGGCAGTTTCACTGACTGATCAGTCAGTAGCAGAGCCAACAAAACCCAGGCAATCGAAACATACAGTTGATCCTGCTGCTCCAGAATTTCTGCCGCTCCCAGCATTTGAAGATTGCTTCCCACGGAGCACCAAAGAATGCAG TGAAGTCGTTCATGAGGAATCAGGTCATGCCCTGAAGGTTCCATTTCGGAGAGTCCATTTGACCGGAGATAGCGGGCATTTCGACACATATGACACCAGTGGTCCACAGAACATAAGCCCAAGGCTTG GACTCCCAAAGATAAGAAAGGAATGGATTGACAGGAGGGAGAAATTGGGTAGTCCTCGGTACACCCAAATGTACTATGCTAAGCAGGGAATCATAACAGAGGAGATGCTGTACTGTGCCAAACGTGAGAACCTTGCTCCTGAATTTGTCCGATCTGAAGTCGCCCGTGGACGAGCCATTATCCCTTCCAACAAGAGGCACCTGGAATTGGAGCCCATGATTGTTGGAAGAAACTTCCTTGTGAAGGTGAATGCAAACATCGGGAACTCAGCTGTTGTGAGCTCCATCGAGGAGGAAGTCCACAAGCTCCAGTGGGCCACAATGTGGGGAGCAGATACTGTCATGGACCTTTCAACAGGGCGCCATATCCATGAGACCCGGGAATGGATTATTCGTAACTCCTCCGTTCCTATTGGAACTGTTCCGATTTACCAAGCACTTGAGAAAGTGAATGGTATCGCTGAAGACCTTAGCTGGGAAGTCTTCAGGGACACTTTAATTGAACAAGCCGAGCAGGGTGTTGACTACTTCACCATCCATGCTGGTGTGCTGCTTCGTTACATTCCTCTCACAGCAAAGAGGATGACTGGCATAGTTTCACGCGGTGGATCAATCCATGCAAAATGGTGCTTGACGTATCACAAGGAGAACTTTGCTTATGAGCACTGGGatgacattcttgacatatgtaaccAGTATGATGTGGCATTGTCAATTGGTGATGGCCTGAGGCCTGGTTCCATTTATGATGCTAATGATAGCGCTCAGTTTGCAGAACTGCTGACTCAAGGGGAACTAACTCGCCGAGCATGGGAGAAAGATGTGCAG GTGATGAATGAAGGTCCTGGGCATATTCCGATGCATAAAATTCCTGAAAATATGGAGAAACAGCTAGAGTGGTGCAACGAAGCACCTTTCTATACGTTGGGTCCATTGACAACTGATATTGCACCTGGTTATGATCACATCACCTCAGCCATTGGTGCCGCCAACATTGGGGCTCTTGGCACCGCACTTCTCTGTTATGTAACACCAAAGGAGCACCTTGGGTTGCCTAACAGGGATGATGTTAAGACAGGTGTGATATCCTACAAAATCGCTGCTCATGCTGCTGATTTGGCAAAGCGTCACCCCTATGCACAAGCATGGGATGATGCACTAAGCAAGGCAAGGTTTGAGTTTAGATGGTTGGACCAATTTGCTTTATCCCTGGATCCAGTTACTGCAATGTCTTTCCATGATGAAACACTGCCATCTGACGGTGCCAAAGTAGCACATTTCTGCTCAATGTGTGGTCCCAAGTTTTGCTCGATGAAAATCACCGAGGATATTAGAAAGTATGCTGATGAACATGGTTATGGGACAGTAGAGGAAGCTGTGAGGCAAGGAATGAGTGAGATGAGTGCTGAATTCTTGGCTGCAAGAAAAACAATTAGTGGCGAACAACATGGTGAAGCTGGAGGGGAAATCTATGTGCCAGAAAGCTACGTAGTTCAAAAATAA
- the LOC123094243 gene encoding probable galacturonosyltransferase-like 1, producing the protein MLTMSRAPLLLALLLLCAAGAAAPLPRFREAPHFTNSASARCPAPLPPASGKDGADADAACSPRAAVHVAMTLDASYLRGTMAAVLSVLRHASCPESVYFHFLTSAGSPSRTEDLVAAVRASFPSLAFRAYPFDESRVAGRISASVRGALDRPLNYARSYLASTLPACVRRVVYLDSDVVLTDDVAALAATPLPEGAAVAAPEYCGANFTAYFTPGFWASPALAGTFRGRRACYFNTGVMVLDLPRWRASGYTARIEGWMELQRRVRIYELGSLPPFLLVFAGRIAAVDHRWNQHGLGGDNYRGLCRGLHAGPVSLLHWSGKGKPWDRLDAGRPCPLDAVWAKYDLLRPDTGIDAVL; encoded by the coding sequence ATGCTTACCATGTCGCGCGCCCCGCTCCTCCTCGCCCTGCTCCTCCTCTGCGCCGCCGGCGCGGCCGCGCCCCTGCCCAGGTTCAGGGAGGCGCCGCACTTCACCAACTCCGCCTCCGCGCGCTGCCCGGCGCCGCTCCCGCCCGCGTCCGGCAAAGACGGCGCGGACGCGGACGCCGCATGCTCGCCGCGAGCCGCCGTGCACGTGGCGATGACGCTGGACGCGTCCTACCTGCGGGGCACCATGGCCGCGGTGCTCTCCGTCCTGCGCCACGCCTCCTGCCCGGAGTCCGTCTACTTCCACTTCCTCACCTCCGCCGGATCACCCTCCCGGACGGAGGATCTCGTGGCCGCCGTGCGCGCGTCGTTCCCGTCGCTGGCGTTCCGTGCGTACCCGTTCGACGAGTCGCGCGTGGCGGGCCGCATCTCGGCGTCCGTCCGGGGCGCGCTCGACCGGCCGCTCAACTACGCGCGCTCCTACCTGGCCAGCACGCTCCCCGCCTGCGTGCGCCGCGTCGTGTACCTCGACTCCGACGTCGTCCTCACCGATGACGTCGCCGCGCTCGCCGCCACGCCGCTCCCggagggcgcggcggtggcggcgcccgAGTACTGCGGGGCCAACTTCACCGCCTACTTCACGCCGGGGTTCTGGGCGAGCCCGGCGCTCGCGGGGACCTTCCGGGGGCGCCGCGCGTGCTACTTCAACACGGGCGTCATGGTGCTCGACCTGCCCCGGTGGCGGGCGTCCGGGTACACGGCGCGGATCGAGGGGTGGATGGAGCTGCAGCGGCGGGTGCGCATCTACGAGCTCGGCTcgctgccgcccttcctcctcgTGTTCGCCGGCCGGATCGCCGCCGTGGACCACCGCTGGAACCAGCACGGCCTCGGCGGCGACAACTACCGGGGCCTCTGCCGCGGCCTCCACGCCGGCCCCGTCTCCCTGCTGCACTGGAGCGGCAAGGGCAAGCCCTGGGACCGGCTCGACGCCGGCCGGCCCTGCCCGCTCGACGCCGTCTGGGCCAAGTACGACCTGCTCCGGCCCGACACCGGGATCGACGCCGTCTTGTGA